The region TTATGTCGCAAGCTATTTCGCGTACCAGGTTACAACGCCAGTATTAGTGCTTAATAAGTGCTAGCTATTACTTCAGTAACAGCAAAAAATAAATCAACAAAGGCGCAGATAATGCGCCTTTATTATTTTTATGCTTCTATATAACGATAATACTAACTAACACAAACAACTAACTTGCCGTTGTGATCATCTCTAAGTCTTGTTCTGACTTTAGTGTTAATACAATCTTAATCGCGTTATATTCAGCCAAACTTTGTACGTGTGAACCACCACAGGGCATCGTAATACTTTCCCCTATACCTAAATCACAACACCAAAAGCGCGAGTCTGTAAGCGCATCACCTTCACACTTCATTACCACAGGTGCTTTAGTCGCAAGCCAAGTTGCCAGTACGTCATTAACTCTAGCTTCAATCTCAGCTAGATCAGTCAACATCTCAGCGACATTAAGCCCGCGTTTTTTCAACGTTTTACCTAAACGGTAAGTGTCTGTTGATTGGTTTTCAGAAACTAGACTTAATTCTTGTGCATACGAATGAAAATCACGGTTGTTTAACGCATCTTTACGCGATGCATCTTTGCGCCAATAAGCTTGCTCAAGTACTTTGTTTAATGCAAAAGAAGCTAAGTGCCCTGCACTATGGCCGCGGCTTAATGCGCCTTGATAGTTTGCATCAACAATCAATTCAACGTCATCACTAAGGTTTATCACTGCATCAAGCGCTAACTCGTGCACAACAACAAAATGCCAACCTGCTTCACCACGTTTCACTGGAATATCTGCGCCTACGTGTAATTTGTTATTTTCAATATCAAACGCACCAGTAAGACAATCAATCACAGCGTATTTAGTACCAGCCAATACTAAGAAACCTTTGTCTGCAGGATGATCTGGCCAAATATGGCTAACTGGGTGGAAAGGTGTATTTTCAGTTACGACATAAGAACCTGTGTCTGTTTGTTCAACCCATTGAACTTGAGTTAAAGATTGGGTGATTTCTTGGGTAAAAAGTACCTTGGTAGGGAGTACTTGATGAGTTAAAACTTCAGACATTTAAATTCCTTTCAAACAGTAGAATACTAATAACGGGAATAATACCACTTACACTCAATATTTGCTGATGCATTAGATAGTGGCGAAGTTATATGCAGATTTAAAGTTTGCCACCATTTATTAACACTTATGCATGATGGTCTAAAATATAGAGGTTTTGAGCATTGACTAAATCGCCACCAGCGAGGTGAATAAAATGAGTTGATAGTGAAGAACGTTTCTGTAATGCAATTTAATTTAAATGGGGACATAAAAAAGAGACAACCTCAAAAATGGGGATGTCTCTGTATAATATTTAAAAGATTTGATGCTTAGCAGCGCAATAAATTACACTGCTAATAATATAAAGTTACGCTATATTGCCAGTCCCTTTATTCACATTACCCCACGCTAACGCAATGTTGTGTTTTGCACCGTTATCTAATTGGTCCATAAACCCAGCATCACCAGCTGATGGTTCAAAACCACTCATGGCCTGTACTAAATTATCTACAGCACCATTCGACAACGCAGTATAATCACGTTCCCCTGATTCTTGCTTGGCATCCATGCTGATCACTAATTTAGCTCGGTTATCCGCGAAGTAGTCAGTGAAGGTAACCAAGCCGAGGCTTTCAAATTTAGCCTGTGCCGAAGTATAATCAGCCTTACGGTTTATCTTGATCTGTAAATCCTCACCGCTGCGCTGCAGCCACAAATCACTCCAGTTCACGTTATTAAAGACAATGAAATCATCTGCAGAAATGTCTGTAACCTGATTGTCGATTACATTAACATTGACCATAAAGCTGTCAATTCCGGCGCCGCCTTGGAAGTTATTACTATAACCACCAAGAACGAGTAGATCATTACCTTCGCCACCATCTATCTCACTAAATTTAGAGATAGATGCTGCGATTAAGTGATCATCATCAGCGCCAGCGTCAATCACTGCGTGGTAACCCATCAATTTGATAACATCGTTGCCCGCTTTACCGTCAATCCGATTATAATTACCGAACACGTTCGAGAAGTCATCACCATTACCTAAGTCGATCTGATTATTATTA is a window of Moritella sp. Urea-trap-13 DNA encoding:
- a CDS encoding metal-dependent hydrolase, whose translation is MSEVLTHQVLPTKVLFTQEITQSLTQVQWVEQTDTGSYVVTENTPFHPVSHIWPDHPADKGFLVLAGTKYAVIDCLTGAFDIENNKLHVGADIPVKRGEAGWHFVVVHELALDAVINLSDDVELIVDANYQGALSRGHSAGHLASFALNKVLEQAYWRKDASRKDALNNRDFHSYAQELSLVSENQSTDTYRLGKTLKKRGLNVAEMLTDLAEIEARVNDVLATWLATKAPVVMKCEGDALTDSRFWCCDLGIGESITMPCGGSHVQSLAEYNAIKIVLTLKSEQDLEMITTAS